A single Phoenix dactylifera cultivar Barhee BC4 chromosome 1, palm_55x_up_171113_PBpolish2nd_filt_p, whole genome shotgun sequence DNA region contains:
- the LOC103713562 gene encoding formin-like protein 18, whose product MVSDQEIASCVESLLRQSDPATAVGANLSSVVRQVEAKLGLDLSHKAGFIRDQIELLLGPPRPPPPPPPNQQRHLLYPLQQGHTPPVSSPFPHQPGLDFQYPPPLPAAAVVAAYHLQQQLQQPPRAAPTTVRPAAMPAPKESASTGVKRRGGPGGLNKLCGVSPELQAIVGEATMPRTEIVRQLWAYIRKNNLQDPNNRRKIICNDELRLVFETDCTDMFKMNKLLAKHIIPLETTKAAEPDSKKLKTEDVVAATEPDAGQYPVVISDALFKFFGSEEKEMPEIEAFRRVWDYIKSNQLEDSENTLIVCDPKLQELFGCESLPTSGLSEMLASHVVKRS is encoded by the exons ATGGTTTCCGACCAGGAGATCGCTAGCTGCGTCGAGTCCCTCCTCCGTCAGTCCGACCCCGCCACTGCCGTCGGCGCCAATCTTAGCTCCGTCGTCCGCCAGGTCGAGGCTAAGCTAGGGCTCGACCTCTCCCACAAGGCTGGCTTCATCCGCGACCAGATCGAGCTCCTCCTCGGCCCCCCTCGCCCCCCGCCCCCACCGCCGCCCAACCAACAACGCCACCTCCTCTACCCTCTCCAGCAGGGCCACACGCCCCctgtctcctcccctttcccccACCAGCCCGGGCTCGACTTCCAATACCCGCCTCCCCTCCCTGCCGCCGCGGTCGTTGCCGCCTACCATCTCCAGCAGCAGCTCCAGCAGCCGCCCCGGGCGGCCCCCACCACAGTCCGGCCTGCGGCTATGCCGGCCCCAAAGGAAAG CGCTTCTACTGGAGTTAAAAGAAGGGGGGGCCCAGGGGGTCTAAATAAACTGTGTGGTGTTTCACCTGAACTTCAGGCCATTGTTGGTGAGGCAACCATGCCAAGAACTGAG ATTGTGAGGCAGCTATGGGCATATATCAGGAAAAACAATCTGCAAGATCCTAATAACAGGAGGAAGATCATCTGCAATGACGAACTTCGTCTAGTGTTTGAGACAGACTGTACCGACATGTTTAAGATGAACAAGCTGCTGGCTAAGCACATCATTCCACTTGAAACCACGA AGGCTGCAGAACCAGACTCTAAAAAATTAAAGACTGAAGATGTGGTTGCCGCAACTGAACCTGATGCTGGTCAATATCCTGTGGTTATTTCTGATGCATTGTTTAAATTTTTTGGttctgaagaaaaagaaatgcctGAAATTGAAGCTTTTAGGCGTGTATGGGACTACATAAAGTCTAACCAGCTGGAG GACTCAGAGAACACATTGATAGTGTGTGACCCtaagcttcaagaactttttgGATGTGAAAGCCTTCCGACATCTGGATTATCTGAGATGTTGGCCAGCCATGTAGTCAAACGGTCATGA